The window ACGAGCCTTTGTGTTGGTGACTAtggtagaaaaacaaacacaacctgCATCCTGGCTGACCGGGCAGCACAGTCCCAGAACACATCCCTGAAACAGTACGCATGGGGGTGGGTTAGTCTGGCTAATCATGACCTGCTGGCTATTACACAGGGTCCCCATGCAGGAAGGAAACGAGGGTTACTGATGCACATTTAATGCTCTAATGACTCTCAACACTGATACTAGAAGAAGACATGGAGCTTTGTGTCGGAGCGGCAGACCCATCCGTGTTCATGGTGGTCCATTTTAGGGCAGCGGTAGATCTCACTCTGGTTCCTGGAACAGCTTCAGAGAAACGGGTGATGTCAGTAAACGGAACCTCTACAGGAGCTTTAGTTAAAGATGAGAAGCTGTTTATTTAAAACCCTTTCAACTAATGCTttagtatgtatgtttttatatattacaTCATGCCGGTGTTATTCTTCcatatctaactataaagcaaggattCCCTAGAACCCGTACCCCTGTAGAACCCTTACCCCTGTAGAACCCTTACCCCTGTAGAACCCTTACTCATGTAGAACCCTTACTCATGTAGAACCCTTACCCCTGTAGAACCCTTACCCCTGTAGAACCCTTACTCATGTAGAACCCTTACCCCTGTAGAACCCTTACCCCTGTAGAACCCTTACCCCTGTAGGTATGTACAGGTTCTTCAGACAAAACCACGGTAGACTAACAGTGTTCCTTCCTCTGTCCCCCCCCAGGAGAGTCCTCTGACCCAGTGACCCCCCAGGCCAGGTCCCTCCTGACCCAGTGACCCCCCAGGCCGGGTTCCTCCTGACCCAGTGACCCCCCAGTGACCCCCCAGGCCAGGTTCCTCCTAACCCAGTGACCCCCAGGCCAGGTTCCTCCTGACCCAGTGACCCCCCAGTGACTCCCCAGGCCGGGTTCCTCCTGACCCAGTGACCCCCCAGGCCGGGTTCCTCCTGACCCAGTGACCCCCCAGGCCGGGTTCCTCCTGACCCAGTGACCCCCCAGTTACCCCCCAGGCCAGGTTCCTCCTGACCCAGTGACCCCCCAGTAACCCCCCAGGCCGGGTTCCTCCTAACCCAGTGACCCCCCAGGCCGGGTTCCTCCTGACTCAGGGACATCATGggccccctcctcttcctcgtcctctccTTCGTCCTCCTGGCCCCCCCCTGCTCCTCCTTCGCTCCTCAGGTGGTCCAGCGAGCGTCCTCCCCCCCCGAGCAGCCTCAGTCCTCCGCTAACAGCTCGGGCTCCGGGAAGAGGACGTGTCCCGGCATCGTGACGTGTAAACCGGGTATCTTACTGCCGGTGTGGCTGCCCAGAGACCCTCCGGTGGGGGAGCAGGCGGGGAGGGCTGTGGTCTACTTCATGTGTCTCATGTACATCTTCGTGGGGGTGTCCGTCATCGCTGATCGCTTCATGGCGTCCATAGAGGTCATCACCTCTCAGGTAGTATTCTGTCTGTTGTTGTTCTTAGACTGTGAGCTGGTGTATCAGAGTTGAGTGGTGACATCATCTCTGACATCATCATCCCTGTAGGAGAAAGAGGTGACCATCACCAAACCCAACGGGGAGAGGACGGTAACCACGGTGAGGGTCTGGAACGAGACCGTGTCCAACCTCACGCTCATGGCCCTGGGCTCCTCGGCGCCGGAGATCCTGCTCTCTGTTATCGAGGTACACGAGGCGTTTTAACattaaacatgaaacatttgACCTTTAAAATGACGTGTTAATAACAGGACGACCGAAACCTCCTGCAGGACTTCAACGTATAAACGGACTGATACATGAATACAAGATAAACTCTGATGGTAACTGTACGGCATCGCAACCACCGATGTGATCAATAAGGACGCActgatattattactattatttactaattaccttTCTTAAcctctctgtctaaaataaatataaatgatttatAATGAAAGGAAACGGACATTATGGAAGGagaactctatgtagaaagaaagagctgacagcagcagctgcagtaacgcagctggtgtgagcACCTGACGCAtcaatcacgcagccgccacgcgacgCGTCAATCACGCGGCCGCCACGCGGCGCGTCAATCACGCGGCCGCCACGCGGCGCgtcaatcacgcagccgccacgcgatgCAGATAACAgtcgtatcggtgcatccttagtgAACAGAACTTCATATTTATACATGTATTTCTTTCAGCCTATAAATGGATCATATAGTTCATTCtctgtatatattcatatatatttaatgtttgagCATCCTCTCACACGTCGGCATGTTCTGATAGATTTCTAGTGTTAAACTCAGCTCCAGTCAGCATTAAAAAGCTCGTTGATTCAGATCTATGTGACGTTTGTCTCTTCTGTCCcttacctgtcgacaggtgtgTGGACACGACTTTCATGCGGGGGAGCTCGGTCCGAGCACCATCGTTGGCAGCGCCGCCTTCAACATGTTTGTGATCATCGGTCTGTGCGTTTGGGTCATCCCCAACGGAGAGTCACGCAAGATCAAACACCTGCGAGTGTTCTTCATCACGTCCTTCTGGAGTATCTTCGCCTACATCTGGCTCtacctcatcctgtctgtcatCTCCCCCGGCGTCGTAGAGGTGTGTTAACGACGGCTGTATAGAAATATATAGAtttatagaaatagaaatatgtatttattagtaAACGGAGTGTGTACATCATCCTGGCTGTTTCTGCTGGCTGTATatgaatatgtatttattagtaAACAGAGTGTGTAAATCGTGTAACACTCATGTTACCTGTGTCTCCAGGTGTGGGAGGCCGTAGTGACGCTGCTTTatttccctgtgtgtgtgctcttggCGTGGATCGCCGACCGTCGCCTCCTCTTTTACAAATACATGCACAAGCGTTACCGCGCCGACAAGAGGCACGGCATCGTGGTGGAGATGGAAGGCGACCTGGCGCCCAAAGGAATCGACATCATCATGGACGGGAAGCTGGCAGACGGCGGTGCGTGTCCTGGAAACTCGTCCAGTGTGACCGTCTCCGTGCAGACCGGCAACGAACTGGACCAGAACAAAGACGAGGTAAGAGATGCTGCTCTAGACTCACGTCATGAACTGGACCAGAACAAAGACGAGGTGAGACTGAAGattgattcaattcaattacaaaatgattgttttttcaCTCAGATTTCGGCTCCTGTTCTCTTAAAGGGGAAGGAAGTCTTGTGTAGTACTTCAGTAAAGGCAGGAAGTTGCCAGCAGGAGAACATCTCGACCCATCAGGCCCACTGCTGCATCATGTTTTTAGTACTTTTAAGCTGCTTTAATGGGAGTTTAAGGGAAGTATCAGGTTTCCTGCTGCTAGCAGCATTCAGTCCCAGCAGGAGTCTGAACAGCAGGAAGTTGATCAGTAGGAGGCTGAGCCAAAGGTTGTCTTTATAAAGAGTCCGGCATTAGTCTGCAAGATGCACTTCATCAAGTTTGGTCCCCAGAAACACCAACACTTCTGTCATTATAAAGGAAGTCTGCACACTCAGCCGTGTTGTAACGGGAGCTGGAGCAGGTTTATctttataaatatgttttgttccTGTATAACCGGTTTATCTTTATTAACGTGGTTTGTTCCTGTATAACCGGTTATCTTTATTAATGTAGTTCTTTACTGTATAACCGGTTTATCTTTATTAACGTGGTTTGTTCCTGTATAACCGGTTATCTTTATTAATGTAGTTCTTTACTGTATAACCGGTTATCTTTATTAATGTGGTTCTTTACTGTATAACCGGTTTATCTTTATTAACGTGGTTTGTTCCTGTATAACCGGTTTATCTTTATTAACGTGGTTTGTTCCTGTATAACCGGTTTATCTTTATTAACGTGGTTTGTTCCTGTATAACCGGTTATCTTTATTAACGTGGTTATTTACTGTATAACCGGTTTATCTTCATTAACGTGGTTTGTTCCTGTATAACCGGTTTATCTTTATTAACGTGGTTTGTTCCTGTATAACCGGTTTATCTTTATTAACGTGGTTTGTTCCTGTATAACCGGTTTATCTTTATTAACGTGGTTTGTTCCTGTATAACCGGTTTATCTTTATTAACGTGGTTTGTTCCTGTATAACCGGTTTATCTTTATTAACGTGGTTTGTTCCTGTATAACCGGTTTATCTTTATTAACGTGGTTTGTTCCTGTATAACCGGTTTATCTTTATTAACGTGGTTTGTTCCTGTATAACCGGTTATCTTTATTAACGTGGTTATTTACTGTACAACCGGTTTATCTTCATTAACGTGGTTTGTTCCTGTATAACCGGTTTCCTCTCTTGGACAGGTGGTCCGTATCCTGAAGGACCTGAAGGAGAAACACCCTGACAAGGATCTGGACCAGCTGATTGAGATGGCCAACTACTCGGCCTTGGTCCACCAGAAGAAGAGCCGCGCCTTCTACCGCGTCCAGGCCACGCGGCTGATGATCGGCGCCGGCAACATACTGAGGAAACACGCCGCTGAGCACTCTCGCCGCTCAGGAGCCTCGGAAGGCGACAAGGCCACGTGCTCGCACATCTGCTTTGAAAGTGCTCAGTACCAGTGCACGGAGAACTGTGGCTCTCTGAGAGTCGGGGTGATCCTGGAGGGGGGCACGGGCCAGAACTCTTTCTGTGTGGACTACTGTACAGAGAACGGCTCGGCCAACGCCGGAGCGGACTACGAGTTCAGTGAAGGAACGCTGGTGTTTAAGCCCGGAGAGAGCCGCAAAGAGATCAGGGTGAGCTGACAGGTAGTTCTGTATGTTTCGAGTAAGGGGAAGAGGGACTCTGAAAGGTAGTTCATTacatctcagagtttcatttCAACGGGACTCTGGAGTAGTACTGTAGAAAGTTGTGTtgtagtgtgtgttgtgtgttttcattcaaaCTCTTAAAGCCTTCCAGTTCCTTCACGCCAAGCGCAAAgcaaactttacacacacagtcaatgcaaagaggcgaatagacGCAAATTCACACCCTGCGACGCGAATGACGTGACATGAACGCGTGAAATACACGTCATTCGAGGGAGTTGAAAGATTTCAACTTGAGAGATTTGCGTGACGCTGTGTTGCTAAAGCCTCTCAGCGTTGACacagtatgtgaatacagctcgccgccgggtgacgttatgaacgcAGACACgacagcgtttggttttctgacgtATCTGgaacttccacaacatgtacaaagcagctacagaggttatttcttccatggttgatggaggacaTGTTGGTATCCATGGAGACGAGCTCCTCCTCTCTGGAGCATATAGAGCGAATGAACACAGATGATAGCGGCGGTCCAACTCGAGTAAAGTGAGGCGAAGACTGGCTTCTCTGTTGGTGTGAATGTGGCGTTTTGCCTCCGTGAGGAGAGTGACCGTACTGTCCATACTCTGTTCTCTCCAGGTGGGCATCTTGGACGATGACATCTTTGAGGAGGATGAGCACTTCTTTGTGCGTCTCCAGAACCTGAGGTTAGAGGAAGGTGGAGGTGAAGGGACAGGAAGTCCACCGAAGGGCAGACTGGTGGAGCCGCTGGTCgccaccatcaccatcttggaCGACGACCACGCCGGCATCTTCACCTTCGGCCAGCGCGTGCTGCGCATCAGCGAGAGCACCGGCACGCTGGCGGTGACGGTGGTGAGGAACTCGGGCTCTAGGGGCACCGTCGCCGTGCCGTACCACACGGAAGATGGCAGCGCCAAGGCCGGCGTGGACTACGAGGAGGCCAGAGGAGAGCTGGAGTTCACCAACGAGAAGACCAGGTGAGCTCCGGTCAGCAACCGGTCAGCAACCAGAGGTTCTGCCTGGGAGATAAGACGGCTGGAGCCACTCAGTCTGATGGATGTACTTCCTATAGAGCATTAGTGTGTTGTTGAGGAGGCAGAGCCAGACACTGTGACTCTACTCTTCAACATACTAAACATTAAAACAAGGATTTCACATTATCAAGAACCCTCaaacaaatattgtttaaagaataggaaagaaaaagaccaaaaccaacaacatgttAGTCCGTCTCAATAAATCCCTCCTCTTCTATAtcagggctgcacgattatgaccaaaatgataatcacattattgagatcacgattaatGATCACAATcgttcattgattttagggacaaaatgtTTGTATTCCTTACTTCCTTACTGAGGCCTTTTGCCGCTCTTGGGAAATAGACGGTCACCAAGGCTTCTGCAGCCATCTCTATGCTGGACCTTTCTCTCCAGCTGGTTCCAGGTGTAGCCCATTCCTTTGGTGTCTGCCTCGAGGTCTCGACGCCAGCTGTTCTTTGgccttcctcttttcctttttaaagaaGGGTAGTCGGCCTTGTGGCTTCCGGAGTCTTTCGGCTTTCACCACCTGGCGTCATCAATCTTGGTGTAGAAGATCCATCTCCTCCCAGGGTTGATGTGCTTTGATTTCTTGTTGACGTTTCTGtagcctttttcttttttatgtagCCGGATTGCTGGCCCCATGTACAACCCCCAACCTGGAGGGCCAGGGACATTTGTTTCAGGTGTCCCTTCCCCTAGCCAGGTGGCCTACCACGGTTAATGAGCCCTGCCTGCCCGGGTTATGAAATCAGAGTTATCCTTCTCCTCGATGGACTGCCTAACTAGGCTACGAGCTCCATCTACCTGGCTAGTTACCTATAGCTGGGGCAAGGTTGGTGATGCCAGGGCATATCCACACGCCAGTGGGCCTGCACACTGTACCTCTGGGGCCCTTGCTGCTCCGAGATCCCTTTACAGTTTAACCTGGGGTTGCAAGGTGCCCAGTTACCAGGTGTTGCCACGGGAGGCACTGTAAAGAGTCTGGGTGGTGGAGAGGCTATATGCTGGACATTTCAAGCATCACACACACCCTGTGGCATAGCCACCAACGCCCATTTCTATTGCACTTTCCCATTGAAATCAACAGAGCGCTGCTAAATTCCTACTAAttaacggaggaggaggaggaggaggaagaggaggaggaagaggaggagaaagaggaggaggaggaggactctGTCCTATTAGACAGAGTTACCTGACGACTTGACACCTAGAGATAATGCCGTCCCTGATCAGGTGTGGAACCTGCAGTCACCCCCTGTAAGCTGACGGATCGTCTTCCCATTAAACTTTCAGCTGATATAAGCTGTGTGTGCTCGGGCTCTAATGGACTAATGGTACACTTAGTCAAAGAATCTGTTATGTAACATGCTCCCATCAATAGATGCTGCACAGTCAAACAGATATATATCAccagttagcatgttctccccgggTTAGCCTGGGTTctctccgggtgctcaggtttcctcccacagtccagtAGTTAAAGGAGAGCTGTGTGAGGGTGTCATTGTTCATAGAGAGCTGTGTGAGGGTGTCATTGTTCATAGAGAGCTGTGTGAGGGTGTCATCGTTAATAGAGAGCTGTGTGAGGGTGTCATAGTTCATAGAGAGCTGTGTGAGGGTGTCATAGTTAAAGGAGAGCTGTGTGAGGGTGTTATAGTTAAAGGAGAGCTGTGTGAGGGTGTTATAGTTAAAGGAGAGCTGTGTGAGGGTGTCATCGTTAATAGAGAGCTGTGTGAGGGTGTCATCGTTAATAGAGAGCTGTGTGAGGGTGTCATCGTTAAAGGAGAGCTGTGTGAGGGTGTCATAGTTCATAGAGAGCTGTGTGAGGGTGTCATCGTTAAAGGAGAGCTGTGTGAGGGTGTCATAGTTCATAGAGAGCTGTGTGAGGGTGTCATCGTTAAAGGAGAGCTGTGTGAGGGTGTTATAGTTAAAGGAGAGCTGTGTGAGGGTGTCATAGTTAAAGGAGAGCTGTGTGAGGGTGTCATCGTTAATAGAGAGCTGTGTGAGGGTGTCATCGTTAATAGAGAGCTGTGTGAGGGTGTCATCGTTAATAGAGAGCTGTGTGAGGGTGTCATCGTTAAAGGAGAGCTGTGTGAGGGTGTCATAGTTAATAGAGAGCTGTGTGAGGGTGTCATCGTTAATAGAGAGCTGTGTGAGGGTGTCATCGTTAATAGAGAGCTGTGTGAGGGTGTCATTGTTCATAGAGAGCTGTGTGAGGGTGTCATAGTTCATAGAGAGCTGTGTGAGGGTGTCATTGTTCATAGAGAGCTGTGTGAGGGTGTCATAGTTCATAGAGAGCTGTGTGAGGGTGTCATAGTTCATAGAGAGCTGTGTGAGGGTGTCATCGTTAATAGAGAGCTGTGTGAGGGTGTCATAGTTCATAGAGAGCTGTGTGAGGGTGTCATAGTTCATAGAGAGCTGTGTGAGGGTGTCATTGTTCATAGAGAGCTGTGTGAGGGTGTCATAGTTCATAGAGAGCTGTGTGAGGGTGTCATAGTTCATAGAGAGCTGTGTGAGGGTGTCATAGTTAATAGAGAGCTGTGTGAGGGTGTCATAGTTCATAGATAGCTGTGTGAGGGTGTCATAGTTAATAGAGAGCTGTGTGAGGGTGTCATTGTTCATAGAGAGCTGTGTGAGGGTGTCATAGTTCATAGAGAGCTGTGTGAGGGTGTCATAGTTCATAGAGAGCTGTGTGAGGGTGTCATTGTTCATAGAGAGCTGTGTGAGGGTGTCATAGTTCATAGAGAGCTGTGTGAGGGTGTCATAGTTCATAGAGAGCTGTGTGAGGGTGTCATAGTTAATAGAGAGCTGTGTGAGGGTGTCATAGTTCATAGATAGCTGTGTGAGGGTGTCATAGTTAATAGAGAGCTGTGTGAGGGTGTCATAGTTCATAGAGAGCTGTGTGAGGGTGTCATAGTTCATAGAGAGCTGTGTGAGGGTGTCATTGTTCATAGAGAGCTGTGTGAGGGTGTCATAGTTCATAGAGAGCTGTGTGAGGGTGTCATAGTTCATAGAGAGCTGTGTGAGGGTGTCATAGTTAATAGAGAGCTGTGTGAGGGTGTCATTGTTCATAGAGAGCTGTGTGAGGGTGTCATCGTTAATAGAGAGCTGTGTGAGGGTGTCATTGTTCATAGAGAGCTGTGTGAGGGTGTCATAGTTCATAGAGAGCTGTGTGAGGGTGTCATAGTTCATAGAGAGCTGTGTGAGGGTGTCATAGTTAATAGAGAGCTGTGTGAGGGTGTCATAGTTAATAGAGAGCTGTGTGAGGGTGTTATAGTTAATAGAGAGCTGTGTGAGGGTGTCATAGTTCATAGAGAGCTGTGTGAGGGTGTCATAGTTCATAGAGAGCTGTGTGAGGGTGTTAtagttcttttcttttcttttcaagaGTTCATAGAGAGCCGTTCCTCAGCTGACCTCCTCAGACGTTGGTTAACCGGCGTATTGAGCTACAATTCATTTACGTTATTATATCTCTGGCTCTCTGAGCAGCCGGAGCACTATGGCATGTTAGAGCCTGAATTATTTAAAGGCCCGTCGTGATCAATTATTCAGCTCACTTCAATTTACGATGTGATTTAGACGGAAGAGCAAATGTTTAAGGAGTTTAAGATGTTTAAGATGTTTAAGATGTTTAAGGAGTTTAAGATGTTTAAGATGTTTAAGATGTTTAAGATGTTTAAGATGTTTAAGGAGTTTAAGATGTTTAAGATGTTTAAGATGTTTAAGATGTGCAGGTATGTAGTGTATGTATGCACCTCATGGTTCATATAGTACTTCATTCTGTGTTGTAGAaatataatatgtgtgtgtgtgtgtgtgcgtgtgtgtgtgtgtgtgcgtgtgcgtgtgcgtgtgtgtgtgtgtgtgtgtgtgtgcagtcagaTCTTACAGGTGCTCATTATAAACGTGGCGGAGTACGAGAAGCAGGAGAACTTCTTCATCGTGCTGGAGGACCCGAAATGGCTGAAGAGAGGCCTCTCTGGTGAGTGAATCCGTATTTAGAGTTAAACCAGCATCAGATGgttcactcacactcacactcacgcTCACGCTCaccctcacactcacactcacactcacactcacatgcacgctcagtagacagcagcagcagtaagatccagatccagatccagatccagatcTAGATATAGCGATAGCGACACAGGCGGCTGAATGCCGGGTCGCCTGCGTCACAGCCAGTAACTGAAGATTACACGCCACCGTTCACCGATCTGGTCTCCGTTACCCTGCAGACCAGCAGGCTACAGATGCTGCAGACGCTGCAAACTGCAGACGCTGCAGACTGCTGACGCTGAAAACTGCAGACGCTACAGACTGCAGACGCTGCAGACTGCAGACGCTACAGGCGCTGCAGACTGCAGACGCTGCAGACGCTGCAGACGCTGCAAACTGCAGACGCTGCAGACTGCAGGCGCTGCAGACTGCAGACGCTGCAGACGCTGCAGACGCTGCAAACTGCAGACGCTGCAGACTGCAGATGCTGCAGACTGCAGACGCTGCAGACGCTGCAGACGCTGCAAACTGCAGACGCTGCAGACTGCAGACGCTGCAGACTGCAGACGCTACAGGTGCTGCAGACGCTGCAGACTGCAGACGCTGCAGACTACAGACGCTACAGACGTTGTAGACTACAGACGCTGCAGACTACAGACGCTACAGACGTTGCAGACTACAGACACTGCAGACTGCAGATGCTGCAGACTACAGACGCTACAGACGCTGCAGACTACAGACGCTGCAGACTGCTGACGCTGCAGACGCTACCGACTACAGACGCTACAGACTGCTGACACTGCAGGCGCTACCGACTACAGACGCTACAGACTGCAGACGCTGCAGACTGCAGACGCTACAGATGCTGCAGACTACAGACGCTGCAGGCTACAGACGCTGCAGACTACAGACGCTGAAGCCAGTTCTGTCTTTGGTACCTTTAGTTCTTTGTCAATGTGTCAGAAGGAAGCAGCAGGAACTGGATCTGTGCTCGTTAGTGCTCATTAGTGCACGTCAGAAGAATCAATGACATTAGTGTGTAATGTTCAGTGGTTTATATCATTAGTGCTAACAGGGAGCTGCACAGTGTGCACGCTCTCAAGCCACTCTCCTGTATCCTGAAAACACTGGTGTTATATTTCAATCCTTGtcagtctgtctgactgtctgtctgtctctctgtctgtttgtctgtctgtctctctgtctgactgtctgtctgtctgtctgactgtctgtctgtctctctgtctgtttgtctgtctgtctctctgtctgactgtctgtctgtctgtctgtctgtgtgtctgtctctctgtctgtctgtgtgtctgtgtgtctgtctgtctgtgtgtctgtctgtctgtctgtctgtctgtgtgtctgactgtctgtctgtctgtgtgtctatctctctgtctgtctgtgtctatctgtctgtctgtctgtgtgtctgtctgtctgtgtgtctgtctgtctgtctgtctgtctgtgtgtctgactgtctgtctgtctgtgtgtctatctctctgtctgtctgtgtctatctgtctgtctgtctgtgtgtctgtctgtctgtgtgtctgtctgtctgtctgtctgtctgtgtgtctgtctgtctgtctgtctgtgtgtctatctgtctgtctgtctgtgtgtctgtctgtctgtgtgtctgtctgtctgtatgtctgtctgtctgtgtgtctgtctgtctgtctgtgtgtctgtgtgtctgtctgtctgtgtgtctgtctgtctgtctctctgtctgtctgtctgtgtgtctatatgtctgtctgtctgtgtgtctgtctgtctgtctgtctgtctgtgtgtctatctgtctgtctgtctgtgtgtctgtctgtctctgtgtgtctgtgtgtctgtctgtctgtgtgtctgtctgtctgtgtgtctgtctgtctgtctgtgtgtctgtgtgtctgtctgtgtgtgtgtgtgtgtctgtctgtgtgtctgtctgtgtgtgtgtgtgtctgtctgtctctctgtctgtctgtctgtctgtctatctgtctgtctgtctgtctctctgtctgtctgtctgtctgtgtgtctgtctgtctgtctgtctgtctgtgtgtctgtctgtctgtctctctgtctgtctgtctgtctgtgtgtctgtgtgtctgtctgtctgtgtgtctgtgtgtctgtctgtctgtctgtgtgtctgtctgtctgtgtgtctgtctgtctgtctgtgtgtctgtgtgtctgtctgtgtgtgtgtgtgtgtgtctgtctgtgtgtctgtctgtgtgtgtgtgtgtctgtctgtctctctgtctgtctgtctgtctgtctatctgtctgtctgtctgtgtgtctgtctgtctctctgtctgtctgtgtgtctgtctgtctgtgtgtctgtctgtgtgtctgtctgtctgtctgtctgtctgtgtgtctatctgtctgtctgtctgtctgtctgtctgtctgtctgtctgtctgtctgtctgtgtgtctgtctgtctgtctgtctgtctgtctgtctgtctgtgtgtatatctgtctgtctgtctgtctgtctgtctgtctgtctgtgtgtctctctgtctgtctgtctgtctgtctgtgtgtgtgtctgtttgtctgtctgtctatctgtctgtctgtctgtctgtctgtctgtctgtctgtctgtctgtctgtctgtctatctgtctgtctgtctctctgtctgtttgtctgtctgtctctctgtctgactgtctgtctgtctgtctgtcttcacagCTCTGCTGCTGAACCAGGGTAAGACAGTGTGGATagtgtggatgtgtgtttggGTGTTAAAGGTGCAACGTGCAGCATTTATAATGAccaacatattatatatatataattatatataaactggtatcaaagtttggaaacttgtgtttggtggattatttctctgttgtatcaatgctaatggtcattgtattctacatggttggaaagcctgtttattgaccTTCACAATGAGG is drawn from Sebastes umbrosus isolate fSebUmb1 unplaced genomic scaffold, fSebUmb1.pri S34, whole genome shotgun sequence and contains these coding sequences:
- the slc8a2a gene encoding sodium/calcium exchanger 2a; this translates as MGPLLFLVLSFVLLAPPCSSFAPQVVQRASSPPEQPQSSANSSGSGKRTCPGIVTCKPGILLPVWLPRDPPVGEQAGRAVVYFMCLMYIFVGVSVIADRFMASIEVITSQEKEVTITKPNGERTVTTVRVWNETVSNLTLMALGSSAPEILLSVIEVCGHDFHAGELGPSTIVGSAAFNMFVIIGLCVWVIPNGESRKIKHLRVFFITSFWSIFAYIWLYLILSVISPGVVEVWEAVVTLLYFPVCVLLAWIADRRLLFYKYMHKRYRADKRHGIVVEMEGDLAPKGIDIIMDGKLADGGACPGNSSSVTVSVQTGNELDQNKDEVVRILKDLKEKHPDKDLDQLIEMANYSALVHQKKSRAFYRVQATRLMIGAGNILRKHAAEHSRRSGASEGDKATCSHICFESAQYQCTENCGSLRVGVILEGGTGQNSFCVDYCTENGSANAGADYEFSEGTLVFKPGESRKEIRVGILDDDIFEEDEHFFVRLQNLRLEEGGGEGTGSPPKGRLVEPLVATITILDDDHAGIFTFGQRVLRISESTGTLAVTVVRNSGSRGTVAVPYHTEDGSAKAGVDYEEARGELEFTNEKTSQILQVLIINVAEYEKQENFFIVLEDPKWLKRGLSGNPSPEEEEARRISEMGKPILGEHSRLEVVIEESCEFKNTVDKLLKDTNLAVVIGTHSWREQFIEAVTVSAGDGDEEEGQEQRMPNCCDYFMHIFCIFWKILFACVPPTEYWNGWACFIVSISVIGFLTAIIGDLASHFGCTVGLRDTVTAVVFVALGTSLPDTFASKVAATQDQYADACVGNVTGSNAVNVFLGIGVAWSVAAIYWQVKGKVFRVDPGSLAFSVTLFTIFAFFAMGLLMLRRRPSIGGELGGPRITRVFTSLLLFGLWFLYILFSSLEAYCHIQGF